Proteins from a single region of Neomonachus schauinslandi chromosome 10, ASM220157v2, whole genome shotgun sequence:
- the CDC42EP3 gene encoding cdc42 effector protein 3, with protein sequence MPAKTPIYLKAANNKKGKKFKLRDILSPDMISPPLGDFRHTIHIGKEGQHDVFGDISFLQGNYELLPGNQERARLGPFPGHSEFLRANSTSDSMFTDTPSPVLKNAISLPTIGGSQALMLPLLSPVTFHSKQESFGPAKLPRLSCEPVVEEKAQEKSSLLGNGTGHQGDVSWGSSGSASQSSQGRDSHSSSLSEQYPDWPAEDMFDQLVKEKTKSEESLSDLTGSLLSLQLDLGPSFLDEVLNVMDKNK encoded by the coding sequence ATGCCAGCCAAGACCCCAATTTACCTAAAAGCTGCCAATAACAAGAAAGGCAAGAAATTTAAACTGAGGGACATTTTGTCCCCTGATATGATCAGCCCTCCTCTCGGAGACTTCCGCCACACCATTCACATCGGCAAAGAAGGCCAGCACGACGTCTTCGGTGACATCTCGTTCCTGCAAGGGAACTACGAACTGCTCCCGGGAAACCAGGAGAGAGCGCGCTTGGGCCCATTCCCAGGGCACAGCGAGTTCCTGCGGGCCAACAGCACCTCCGACTCCATGTTCACGGACACGCCCTCCCCGGTGCTCAAAAACGCCATCTCCCTCCCGACCATCGGAGGGTCCCAGGCGCTCATGTTGCCCTTGCTGTCGCCGGTGACGTTTCATTCCAAACAGGAGTCCTTTGGGCCTGCCAAGCTGCCCCGGCTTAGCTGTGAGCCGGTCGTGGAGGAAAAGGCCCAGGAGAAGAGCAGTCTGCTGGGGAACGGGACGGGCCACCAGGGAGACGTCTCGTGGGGCTCCAGCGGCTCAGCATCGCAGTCTAGCCAGGGCAGGGACAGCCACTCCTCCAGCCTCTCCGAACAGTACCCCGACTGGCCGGCCGAGGACATGTTTGACCAGCTCGTCAAGGAGAAGACGAAGTCGGAGGAGTCCCTCTCCGACCTCACGggttccctcctctccctgcagctcGATCTGGGGCCCTCCTTTTTGGATGAGGTGCTGAATGTCATGGATAAAAATAAGTAA